A single genomic interval of Celeribacter indicus harbors:
- a CDS encoding Hint domain-containing protein, with translation MVQRTIDDVYVYNGALLHSNGLLRTVALSSFSGPTSGTLGVTDTDRDLSWDAGEAAQWNGADATLIGSGTSSAGVSILGIPINLGSTVPVNLWSAGGRTYVEYPEGDPAALLDGLLTQALNTPFLRLLGVTRLTNLISQNALLNFTLTDPGEMALPVCFGRGTLIQTVYGAVPVEELRAGDLAITYDHGPQEIRWIGSTRVRAEGAFAPVEIARNTCGNHRTLRVSQQHRILIADPKAELNHGDHEVLVPAKHLVNHDTVRIREGGEVEYFHILFDRHEVVFADGAPAESFHPGDTGATALDRAARDEILALFPQLAAGWHAYGRAARVSLRAYEARALLSEGM, from the coding sequence ATGGTTCAGCGCACGATCGACGATGTCTATGTCTACAACGGGGCCCTGCTCCACAGCAACGGGCTGCTGCGCACCGTCGCCCTCTCGTCCTTTTCCGGGCCGACCAGCGGCACGCTCGGCGTCACTGACACCGACCGCGACCTGAGCTGGGACGCGGGCGAGGCGGCCCAGTGGAACGGCGCCGACGCCACCCTGATCGGCAGCGGCACCTCCTCGGCCGGGGTCTCCATCCTCGGGATTCCGATCAACCTCGGCTCCACCGTGCCGGTCAATCTCTGGTCGGCGGGCGGGCGCACCTATGTCGAATATCCCGAGGGCGATCCGGCCGCCCTGCTCGACGGGCTCCTGACCCAGGCGCTCAACACGCCCTTCCTGCGGCTGCTGGGCGTGACCCGGCTCACCAACCTGATCTCGCAGAACGCCCTCCTGAACTTCACCCTGACCGATCCCGGAGAGATGGCCCTCCCGGTCTGTTTCGGACGCGGCACGCTCATCCAGACCGTCTACGGCGCCGTGCCGGTCGAGGAGCTGCGCGCCGGCGATCTCGCCATCACCTATGACCACGGCCCGCAGGAGATCCGCTGGATCGGATCGACGCGGGTCAGGGCCGAGGGCGCCTTCGCCCCGGTCGAGATCGCGCGGAACACCTGTGGCAACCACCGCACGCTGCGCGTGTCCCAGCAGCACCGGATCCTGATCGCGGATCCGAAGGCGGAACTGAACCACGGAGATCACGAGGTTCTCGTTCCGGCCAAACATCTCGTCAACCACGACACCGTGCGCATCCGCGAAGGCGGGGAGGTGGAATATTTCCACATCCTCTTCGACCGGCACGAGGTCGTCTTCGCCGATGGCGCGCCCGCCGAGAGCTTCCATCCGGGCGACACCGGCGCGACGGCCCTCGACCGGGCCGCGCGCGACGAAATCCTCGCACTGTTTCCGCAGCTCGCCGCAGGTTGGCACGCCTACGGCCGCGCCGCCCGTGTTTCGCTCCGGGCCTATGAGGCGCGCGCGCTGTTGTCTGAAGGCATGTGA
- a CDS encoding aspartate aminotransferase family protein — MISSVLPTYNRAPLSFVKGEGSWLVEADGRRFLDLGAGIAVNTLGHANPDLAQVLKDQADTLWHVSNLYRIPAQEALADRLVELTFADTCFFTNSGTEAAELAIKMARKYWYEKGHPEKTGIITFEGCFHGRSTGAIAASGSEKMVKGFGPLMPGFVHLPFGDWDSVADHVTDSSAAILIEPVQGEGGIRVVPDAALKTLRRICDEKGALLILDEVQCGVARTGRLFAHEYAGVTPDIMMIAKGIGGGFPLGAVLATEEAASGMTAGSHGSTYGGNPLGCAVGLRVLDIVSDPGFLAEVNRKGALLRQKLEGLTAAHPDLFEEVRGEGLMLGLKCRIAPADLVAKGYEAGLLTVPAADDTVRLLPALNISDDDISEAVARLEQAAAALSSSA, encoded by the coding sequence ATGATTTCCTCCGTTCTGCCGACCTACAACCGGGCTCCGCTCTCCTTCGTGAAGGGCGAGGGCTCCTGGCTCGTGGAGGCGGACGGACGACGCTTCCTCGACCTCGGCGCCGGCATCGCGGTGAACACGCTCGGCCATGCCAACCCCGATCTCGCGCAGGTGCTGAAGGACCAGGCCGACACGCTCTGGCATGTCTCGAACCTCTACAGGATCCCGGCGCAGGAGGCGCTGGCCGACAGGCTCGTCGAACTGACCTTCGCGGACACCTGCTTCTTCACCAATTCCGGCACGGAGGCGGCCGAGCTCGCGATCAAGATGGCGCGCAAATACTGGTACGAGAAGGGTCATCCCGAAAAGACCGGGATCATCACATTCGAGGGCTGCTTCCACGGCCGCTCCACCGGCGCGATCGCCGCCTCGGGATCGGAGAAGATGGTGAAGGGCTTCGGCCCGCTCATGCCCGGCTTCGTCCACCTCCCCTTCGGCGACTGGGACAGCGTGGCCGATCACGTCACCGACAGCAGCGCCGCGATCCTGATCGAGCCGGTGCAGGGCGAGGGCGGCATCCGGGTCGTGCCCGATGCGGCGCTGAAGACCCTGCGCAGGATCTGCGACGAAAAGGGCGCCCTGCTGATCCTCGACGAGGTACAATGCGGCGTCGCGCGCACCGGCCGCCTCTTCGCCCATGAATATGCGGGGGTGACCCCCGACATCATGATGATCGCCAAGGGCATCGGCGGCGGCTTCCCGCTCGGCGCGGTGCTCGCGACGGAGGAGGCCGCCTCCGGCATGACCGCGGGCAGCCATGGCTCGACCTATGGCGGCAACCCGCTGGGCTGCGCCGTCGGGCTCAGGGTGCTCGACATCGTCTCCGATCCCGGCTTCCTCGCAGAGGTGAACCGCAAGGGCGCGCTCCTGCGCCAGAAGCTCGAGGGCCTCACCGCCGCCCATCCCGACCTCTTCGAGGAGGTGCGCGGCGAGGGGCTGATGCTCGGCCTCAAATGCCGCATCGCCCCCGCCGATCTCGTGGCAAAGGGCTATGAGGCGGGGCTCCTGACCGTGCCCGCCGCCGACGATACCGTGCGCCTCCTGCCCGCGCTCAACATTTCCGACGACGACATTTCCGAGGCCGTCGCGCGCCTCGAACAGGCGGCCGCCGCGCTGTCTTCATCTGCTTGA
- a CDS encoding ABC transporter ATP-binding protein, whose translation MGAIISITDLRKSYDNGFQALKGVSLDIEEGEIIALLGPNGAGKTTLIGAVCGLVRITGGTVTVGGHDVVHDPRRARSQIGLVPQEIALDIFETVWKSVRYTRGLFGLPPDDAHLERVLKSLSLWDKRDNQCKELSGGMKRRVMIAKALSHAPKVLFLDEPTAGVDVNLRRDMWALVRELRASGVTVILTTHYIEEAEEMADRVAVINKGEILLVEDKAHLMKRFGRKLLTLELAEPVTALPAGLEGRGLTLSEDGAHLVYGYDTAAEHTGITRLISDLADAGLRVRDLDSEKSSLEDVFLRLVEEEQA comes from the coding sequence GTGGGCGCGATCATTTCCATCACGGATCTCAGAAAATCCTATGACAACGGGTTCCAGGCGCTCAAGGGCGTGTCGCTCGACATCGAGGAGGGGGAGATCATCGCGCTTCTCGGCCCGAACGGCGCGGGCAAGACCACGCTGATCGGCGCGGTCTGCGGCCTCGTGCGGATCACCGGGGGCACGGTGACGGTCGGCGGTCATGACGTGGTGCACGATCCGCGCCGCGCCCGCAGCCAGATCGGGCTCGTCCCCCAGGAGATCGCGCTCGACATCTTCGAGACCGTGTGGAAATCCGTGCGCTACACGCGCGGCCTCTTCGGCCTGCCGCCCGACGACGCCCATCTCGAACGGGTGCTGAAGTCCCTGTCGCTCTGGGACAAGCGCGACAACCAGTGCAAGGAACTGTCGGGGGGAATGAAACGGCGGGTGATGATCGCCAAGGCCCTGTCGCACGCGCCGAAGGTGCTGTTCCTCGACGAACCCACCGCCGGCGTGGACGTCAACCTGCGCCGCGACATGTGGGCCCTCGTGCGCGAGCTGCGCGCCTCCGGCGTGACCGTGATCCTGACCACCCATTACATCGAGGAGGCCGAGGAGATGGCCGACCGCGTCGCCGTCATCAACAAGGGCGAGATCCTCCTCGTCGAGGACAAGGCGCATCTGATGAAACGCTTCGGCAGGAAGCTTTTGACGCTCGAACTGGCCGAGCCGGTCACCGCGCTGCCCGCAGGGCTCGAGGGCCGCGGTCTGACCCTGTCGGAGGACGGCGCGCATCTCGTCTATGGCTACGACACGGCGGCCGAACATACCGGCATCACGCGGCTCATTTCCGACCTGGCGGACGCGGGCCTGCGGGTCCGCGACCTCGACAGCGAGAAAAGCAGCCTCGAGGACGTGTTCCTGCGGCTGGTCGAGGAGGAACAGGCATGA
- a CDS encoding ABC transporter permease encodes MKMVQDAGQMGVRRFGRVNWLGLWTLVLREVNRFLSVWTQTLLAPLVTAGLFLTIFTLAIGPSRGPVMGMPFVHFLAPGILTMTVIQNAFANTSSSIMISKVQGNIVDTLMPPLAPFELVIGYLAGGAARGLVVAVAIWLGMAVSVGLPLAHPLFALAFVLLGTLFIGGLGVLAGIVSQKFDHMAAITNFIITPLSFLSGTFYSVETLPHWFRVLTHLNPVFYLIDGVRYGIIGRSDSSPWLGLAVMSAVTAAVVLLNWLFFRRGTKLKS; translated from the coding sequence ATGAAAATGGTACAGGATGCAGGACAGATGGGCGTGCGCCGCTTCGGCAGGGTCAACTGGCTCGGCCTGTGGACGCTGGTCCTGCGCGAGGTGAACCGCTTCCTCAGCGTCTGGACCCAGACCCTGCTCGCGCCCCTGGTGACGGCGGGGCTGTTCCTCACGATCTTCACCCTTGCGATCGGCCCGTCGCGCGGGCCGGTGATGGGCATGCCCTTCGTGCATTTCCTCGCCCCCGGCATTCTCACCATGACGGTGATCCAGAACGCCTTCGCCAATACGTCCTCCTCCATCATGATCTCGAAGGTGCAGGGCAATATCGTCGACACGCTGATGCCGCCGCTCGCGCCCTTCGAGCTGGTGATCGGCTATCTCGCGGGCGGCGCGGCGCGGGGGCTCGTCGTGGCCGTGGCGATCTGGCTCGGCATGGCGGTCTCCGTGGGGCTTCCGCTCGCCCACCCGCTCTTCGCCCTCGCCTTCGTCCTGCTCGGCACGCTCTTCATCGGCGGGCTCGGCGTGCTCGCCGGGATCGTCAGCCAGAAATTCGACCACATGGCGGCGATCACCAATTTCATCATCACGCCGCTGTCCTTCCTCTCCGGCACGTTCTATTCGGTCGAGACGCTGCCGCACTGGTTCCGCGTGCTCACCCACCTCAATCCGGTGTTCTACCTGATCGACGGGGTGCGCTATGGCATCATCGGACGGTCGGACAGCTCGCCCTGGCTCGGCCTCGCCGTGATGAGCGCGGTCACGGCCGCGGTGGTCCTGCTCAACTGGCTCTTCTTCCGGCGCGGCACGAAGCTCAAGTCCTGA
- a CDS encoding trypsin-like serine peptidase, producing the protein MALCRSPAALVRGLVFALILPAALPAADSLPSELDAAERRAELLGWEAVGRLDIAGRSTCSGTLIAADLVLTAAHCVVDTVNVPVPAGQILFRAGLRNGDAIAASRAIALAVAPGYDVTGDITAQNIRHDLALIRLASPIPAALARPFPIHRGPQPRGELMVASYGQGRNSVLSIQRECHVLDHESGIYAFDCDVTFGSSGAPVFAHDGVRPAILSVVSAMGTRDGRKLGFGMALADAVPALERQLALGAPAAPPPPVTARRLDAGAADRTVGNAKFLPAR; encoded by the coding sequence TTGGCCCTTTGCCGCAGTCCGGCCGCGCTCGTCCGCGGGCTCGTCTTCGCACTCATCCTGCCCGCCGCGCTTCCCGCCGCCGACAGCCTGCCCTCCGAACTCGACGCCGCGGAGCGCCGCGCCGAACTCCTCGGCTGGGAGGCGGTCGGGCGGCTCGACATCGCCGGGCGCTCCACCTGTTCGGGCACGCTCATCGCCGCCGATCTCGTGCTGACCGCGGCCCATTGCGTGGTCGATACCGTGAATGTCCCCGTGCCGGCCGGGCAGATCCTGTTCCGGGCGGGGCTCAGGAACGGCGACGCCATCGCCGCCTCCCGCGCCATCGCGCTCGCGGTCGCGCCGGGCTATGACGTCACCGGCGACATCACGGCCCAGAACATCCGCCACGACCTCGCGCTGATCCGGCTCGCCTCTCCGATCCCCGCCGCCCTCGCGCGCCCTTTCCCGATCCACCGCGGCCCGCAGCCGCGCGGCGAACTCATGGTCGCCTCCTACGGGCAGGGCCGGAATTCCGTCCTGTCGATCCAGCGCGAATGCCATGTCCTCGACCACGAAAGCGGCATCTACGCCTTCGATTGCGACGTGACCTTCGGCTCCTCGGGCGCGCCGGTCTTCGCCCATGACGGGGTGCGGCCGGCGATCCTCTCGGTCGTCTCCGCCATGGGCACGCGCGACGGGCGCAAGCTGGGCTTCGGCATGGCGCTGGCCGACGCCGTTCCCGCCCTCGAACGCCAGCTCGCCCTCGGCGCCCCCGCCGCTCCGCCCCCGCCCGTCACGGCAAGGCGCCTCGACGCCGGAGCGGCCGACCGGACCGTGGGAAACGCGAAATTCCTCCCGGCGCGCTGA
- a CDS encoding GcrA family cell cycle regulator yields the protein MSWTDERVELLKKMWGEGQSASQIAKELGGVTRNAVIGKVHRLGLSNRAGATGAPAAKPAAAPKAKPVPKPKPEVRARTARPAAVDMPEDIAEEAEAAPKAAAPARRQIIPAGQPLPPQPSTNEIPAEALAKVSEIEKKAKRISVMELTERTCKWPVGDPATEDFWFCGLPSQPGKPYCEAHVGVAFQPMSTRRDRRR from the coding sequence ATGTCCTGGACTGACGAGCGCGTCGAGTTGTTGAAGAAAATGTGGGGCGAAGGGCAATCCGCCTCCCAGATCGCCAAGGAGCTTGGCGGCGTCACCCGCAACGCGGTGATCGGCAAGGTGCATCGCCTCGGCCTGTCCAACCGCGCGGGTGCGACCGGCGCCCCGGCGGCGAAGCCGGCCGCCGCGCCGAAGGCGAAGCCTGTGCCGAAGCCGAAACCCGAGGTGAGAGCCAGGACGGCAAGGCCCGCCGCCGTGGACATGCCGGAGGATATCGCCGAGGAGGCCGAGGCCGCGCCCAAGGCCGCCGCCCCCGCCCGCCGGCAGATCATTCCCGCGGGCCAGCCGCTGCCGCCGCAGCCCTCCACCAACGAGATCCCGGCAGAGGCGCTCGCCAAGGTCAGCGAGATCGAGAAGAAGGCAAAGCGGATCTCCGTCATGGAACTGACCGAGCGGACCTGCAAATGGCCGGTCGGCGATCCGGCGACGGAGGATTTCTGGTTCTGCGGCCTGCCCTCCCAGCCCGGCAAGCCCTATTGCGAGGCCCATGTCGGCGTCGCCTTCCAGCCGATGTCGACGCGCCGCGACCGCCGCCGCTGA